A window of Blastocatellia bacterium genomic DNA:
TTATCTTTATCAAACCTATAGCCAGTTTAAGCCTTTTCCAGAAGAGCAACAAAAGCAAATACAAGGTTTTATTAAACAAGGTAAAAAAATAGATACAAATGCTCAAAGTGGTAATAGTCCAATTTTCTTTGGCCCAGATGATTTTAATCTAGCCTATAACATCAACCCCTTAAAACAAGCAGGTCTTCGCGGTCAAGGTCAACGTGTAGGAATTATTATTAATTCTAATGTGTTAGACACAGATATTAATTTACATCGTCAGCTTTTTGACCTTCCACGAACACTAGTAAAACGCTTTGTTCCACCAGGTCTAGAAATGGCTCCTGTAAGATTTCAAGGCGAGGCAGAACTAGATATTGATTCAATCTCTTTGATTGCTCCAATGGCAGATATTGAGCTTATTTTAATTCCTGAACTTTCTACAGCTAATATTTTTCTAGCCGAACAATTTATTGTTAACACCTTAAAAACACCTATTGTTAATGAAAGTTTTGGAGGGTGTGAAGCTAATGTTTTTGATCCAGCCGAACAAATGTTGATGCTACAAGGTGTTGCTCAAGGCATAGCATTCTTTATTGCTGCTGGAGATGAGGGAGCAGAATGTTTTCCAGGTGGAACAGCAGGACAATCTGCAATTAATTGCCCTGCTTGTTATGATGGTGCAACGGCTGTAGGCGGTACACAAATTATTGGAGAATATGATTTTTTTGGCGATCTTAAAAGAGTTCTCCAAGAAAGCGTTTGGAATGAACCACCTGGAGTAAGGTTTAATTGTGATGGTCAACCTATAACAAATGGTGGTGGTGCTACAGGTGGTGGAGTTAGTAATAAAATTGCTCGTCCTGATTATCAAAATACCGCTAGCGGTTTTGCAGGTGGTCTTCCTGCGGGAGAAAAACGCTTAATTCCAGATGTTGCGCTGTTAGCTGGTTCACCTGGCACAGCAGTTGTCATTAATGAACGGGGCTTTATTACATCTGGAACAAGTCAGTCTGCTCCACTTTGGGCTGGAATAATGGTTTTAATTAATCAATCAAAAGGCTCTGTCCAAGGTTCTCCTAATGCAGAAATTTATCGCTTAGCAGCAGAACAATTTAGAAATGCTGGCCCGGCAGTATTTACAGATATTACTTTTGGTAATAATAACACTATGGCAAGACTACCTTGCGCACAAACTGGTGCAACAGGCTTTTTAGCTACTCTTGGATATGATTTAGTCACGGGCTGGGGTGTACCTAATGTAGATCTACTAATTAAAAATTTTGCTAATACACCTGATATTACTAGTCCTATAGTTAATGTTACTGCTCCAACAGAAGGTATAACCTTACAAGCAAACCAACAAGTACAAATTACTTGGCAATCGAGCGACAACAAAGCTATTCAACGCCATAATATTACTTTATCAACCGATGGCGGAACAACATTTCCATTTACTATTGTGGAAAATTTAATGGGCAATGCACAAACTTTTATTTGGACAGTGCCTAACTTGATGACTGATCAAGCTCGTATAAGAGTTAGCGCAATTGATGAGGCTGGAAATAATGGATTTGGCATTAGTACAGGAAATTTTGCTATTTCTAATACTCAAGCAGGTTTTAGCTTAGAAGTTACTCCAGGACAACAAACAATTATTGCTGGTGAAACCAGTAGCTTTACAATTAATACACAATCAATTGCTAACTTTAAGTCTGGCATTAGTTTATCTGTTAAAGTCCAACCAATTGATTCAGGGGTTAATGCTTTTGTACCAGAAAATTTATTAATTCCTGGAAATAGTGCTAAAGTAACTATTACTAGCAGTCCTAATGCTAAAGGCGATTATAGCTTAACAATTGTTGCTACAGCTTCAGGTGAAAATCAAGAGCAAATTTCTAAAACAGCAAGTGTAGTGCTTAAAGTAGTACAGCCAGATTTTGCTCTAACTTTTGATAATCCTCAAATGCGCCTTAGTAGAGGGCAAAAAATAACTGTTCCATTAAAAATTGATAGAATTGCTAATTTTGCAGGTAGAATAACAATAACTGGGCCAAATAGTAAAGATACTAGTTTATTAAAATTAAACCTTTCACCATCAACCCAAATAACAGCGGAAAATAGCGTAAGCTTTTCTCTAAAAGCAAAAAGAAGTGGGCCAATAGGCTTGCAACCTCTTGTTTTTACTGGTAAAGATGAACAAGGGCGAATTCGTAATGTAACGCTTAACTTGTTGATAGAGTAATCTTTACTAATGATGTTTAACCGCTACAAAAATAAATATTTAGGGGGAAATTTTATGTTAAGAGCTATTATTACAAGTGTTATTGCTGTAATGTTGCTTTTGGTAGTTGGTAGCCCAACAATGGCTAATGATAAAAAGCCAAATAGTCAAAAAACTAGTAAACGGGTTGCTTCTCTAAAAGCTTTAGATTTGAGCAATAGCTCAGGAATTGCTAAGACCTTTGTTAAAGTAGGGAAAAAGCTAGTACAAAATTTTCAAGTTATTGCTGTTGACCTACAACCTAATACAGAATACCGATTAGAAGTTGATGGTATTGCTATTGATAACAAATTATCTAATAAATTAGGAACTGTAGAATTTTCTTATAGCTCTAAAATTGATAAAGATGAATTAGGCGATTTGGAAGCGTTACCACAACAAATTGCTATAGTAAAAGCAATTAAGAATGTTCGTCTTTATCAACAAGATACTTTAGTTCTTAATGGTGATTTTATAGCTAGTGTAGACGATGAAACAGCCTCTAATCTAGTTATTCCAAATGTCACAATTGAAGCAGGCAAAACAGTCACCTTAAATGTAAGTGTTACTGATCCTCAAGGCTCACCCGTAACTTTAACAGTAGCTTGTGATCGAGGTAATTTTGTAACTGTAACGGGTCTAACTTTAACAGTATCTCCTCAAATGGGAGATGTTGGTCAAACAGTTTGTACTGTAACGGCTTCTGACCCAATAAATTTATCTACTAGTGCTTCATTTGTTATTACTGTAACACCTGCTAACCGTGCGCCAATGATTGCTACTATTGCAGATCAAAGGGTTAGATTAGGTGCTACATTAAGAGTCACTGTTCAAGCTAGTGATCCAGATGGAGATCCACTAAGATTTGCTGCACCTACTGCACCACTTTCTTTAATAAATATTGGTACAAACACGGATGGATCAGCTATTTTAACTTTTGTTCCTACAGCACTTAATCAAGGTGGTCGAGTAGTAGTACAAGTTATTGACTCTCAAGGTCTTAGCGCACAAACAAGCTTTAATTTAACTGTTGATCCTAATGTAATAATTAGTTCTGTACTAAGAGAAAAGAACCTGTTATTTGTTGCTGGACAAGGTTTTGGCACTAGTGGGGTTAGAGTCATGATTAATGGTCAAGACTTAAGTGCTAGGGTAATTGGTCAAACCGATACTACTTTAACCATTAAAGGAGCTAGAAGAAAAGCTAATCTTAGAGCAGGAACAAATCAGCTAGTAGTTACTGCTAATGGTATTTCAGCCACATTTGTTTTTAGTTTAAGAGACTTAAACACGCCATAGTATTAACTAATAAAACTTAAAAATAAGGTGGGTATTTTGCCCGCCTTATTTTATTTATAGATAATTTTTATAGAATAAATAAAAATAGCTAAATAAATTAGCCCAGGAGGAAAAATGAACGAAGCAACACAAGAAGCAATAGAATGGTTTGAAGTAGAAGTCCGACATGGAGTGCTAAAAGGATTTTTTGACGTTGCTCAACTTATACCAGCTTTTCAACGAATGAAGCCAAGTTTACATCGATATTGTGATAAAAACGAAGTAATTGACGTTGATGCTATGTTATATGCTACAGCAAGACTTCCAGAGGATATTCACGAGGTACGGGAAATTTTGTTACAAAAGAGTGTTCCAAATAATTTTTCCCAACAACCTGGGATAGTTTCTCTACATTCTCCATCTAGGAGGCGTGCTGCTTTTAAGATAGGCCCAGAAACCATAATAATTGTTGTTAGAGATGAAATAACAGAATTACTAGATTTGATGTCTATTGTGACTAGTTATTTTATTGAAGCAACAAAGATCTATCGCTTGCTAGCAGGTCGTCCACTTCTTGAAGAAATTCGCCAAATAGCTACAAATAGTTCTGATGCAACGCTAGAAAGACGTAATCGCCTTATAGCTCGCCTAGCCTTTGATCTAGGGACAACAGAAGAATCTCTTCGTCTTTTAGATCATAAATGGGATGGAGAACTCTTTGTTCGCCTTCAGTATATTGCAGAACACCTACCAACAATTTTTATTCGTATGCACCGGGCTTTTAATGATAATAATTCCCGTAATCCAGCACGTAAATGGTGCCAAAGAATTGCTGATTTTGTTGGAGAAGTTTCTGGTTCTGAACAACGCCCAATACATATTATTTCTAGCAATACTCATAGCACAGTCAATGTGCTTTCTGGTTATGCTCGCCTTCATCAAGATAAAGTGCTAGCCTGGGGACGCGAACAATCCACAGATAAAAGCTCATTAGATTTAATTGAGCGACATGTTAACACTATCCATCACACCAATTTAATTTACTATCTAATGAAAGGATACTTAAGAACACAACCTGAAATTAGAGCAGCAAAACAGGCTTATGATGAAAGTCTAGGAATTACAGTTTTGCCTGATATTTTTATGGTAGGTATTGATTGTCAAGTAATTGATCTAACTAAAATAGACTTTAATCTAGTTGATCCTAGGCTTAACCTAGATATTAAAAAATTAAAGGAAACACATCCAGTAATTATTAATTTTGATTATGCTTTTGGAGAACAAGCTGGAACAATAATTGAAGAATTAATTATGACTTTTCAAAAACGTATTCATAGTTTTTCTATTATGGGTAAAGCTGGAACTGTTGTAGGTGAGCGAGGTGGAATTATGATTCCATCTTATTTGCTGCAACAAGGACGCAATGAAATTTATGATTTTCCTAATGGTAATGGTTTAAACCGAGAAGATTTTGCAGATGTAATTGCTGATAGCCGAGTTTATACTGATGGGCCAATGCTAACAGTGCTTGGTACAGTCCTTCAAAATAATTCTATGCTAAATGAATATTATGAAAAATGGCATATTTTAGGGCTAGAAATGGAAGGAATACCTTATGTTCGTAAACTTCACCAATGCAATAAATTAGGCTATTTACGAGATGATATTATGGTGAATGTTGCTTATTATGCTTCTGACGCACCTTTAATACCAGGTGAAACCCTTTCTAGGGAATTAAGTTTTGCTGGAGTTGATGCTACTTATGGAATAAATTTGGTGATTCTTAATAAGTTATTGGGTTGTCACCCATGCATATTAACTTAAGACATAAAAAAAGAAAAAAAAGCAGGTTGTGTTATAAAAAAGTTGGCACTTGGTTTGTAAATCAATTTAACAAAGGGCTGCAACTGTATTACCAACTTTACTGAAACACGACCGACATTGGCATTAACTTGGCTATAGCTAAATTAATTAGAAATAATTAAAACTAATTAATAAATAGTAGTTATTACCTAAAATAATTTTATTGTATAGTAGCGGCTAGTAGTGCAACTTCTACATTTTAAGGTTAGGTAGACAAGCATTTATAATTAGCTTTGTAAGCCTTTGGCTACCTCCAAAATACTTATCATTTTTATTGGCGTATTGATGCACAGATTCATGGATAAGAATTATAGCTCGCTGTTGTATGGCAACAGTAACATTTTTGTTTGGGTTAAAAAAGTAGCTATTAAGAAAAAGAATATTTCCTTTACCTGTAAATGCTGATTGTATTACACCTGCCCAAAGCCAATCTTGATTTTTTACAAAATATGAATTAACTGTTTCCCTTTCACCATTTATAAGCCACGGTAAGCCTAGTGTAGACTTCCTACCATCAAAAATATTTACATTAGGCTCTAAAATTAATATTTCTGCCAAGCTGTTAATACCATAACTTTGTAAAGCTTTATCACAGTCACAATCTTTTGTTAATTCTTTAGCAAGTGTTAAAGCTTCAGTTACTTTACCTAATTGCTCTGTTGTTAGTAAAGGAAATGGAGAACTTCCATTCACTGGATATTTTATTACAGTTTGAGGTTTATGTAAGCTTAAATCCTGGGCATTAACATTTAGGATAAAACCGCTTACTAATAGTAAGTAAAAAAATATACTAAACAGAATTTTTACAACTAGTAACATAAACTTTTACCTCCAAGAAGCTAGAAACACATTGAAATAGGCGTTTACTGGCAGGCAAAGTGTGCTACAAATGGAAAGTAAAAGTCCTCAATACTAAGTAAAAATTAGTAAAAGTTGTCAATAATTTGTAAAAAATGTTGCTTGGAAAAAAATGGTTAGATTTTGATGATATACTTTCAGCTAAGAGGTAAAAATAATGTTGATAAAAAATTATTGGCATCGCTATATTGTGTGGATTGGTTTGATAATAGCCTTGCTTCCCTTATTAATTATCATACACTTACAATATCGCTCACTGTGTGAACTGGAACAAACATCCACCAATTCCTATAAGATGGCAGTCAAAACATATCTTAAATCTGTGGTTGCTCAACTAGAAGAAGACTATAGGATAAATGCTGAGAAAACACTTAACCCATTTGTAGATGTATTTACTCAAGAAAATAATTTAGATAACAAAGCACTAAGCGTTAAGCATTGGCCAGGGGCAAAACAAATATTTATTGTAAGCTTTGATGAAGAAGGTGCCCCATTAACACATTTTTATAATTCCTCAACCCAACTAATAAAAATCCAATCCGATAGTAGGGAAAAACGTGCTGTAAATACTGCTTGTACACTTTCAAACTTACGCCTTCGGTTAGGTTCAACAACACCAACAACCCCCCTACGCTCAAACACCCTAACGATTAACGAGCTTGATCCAGAAAATCGCCTTATCCTTAAACCAATTACTGACAGTAGTGGAAGCATTATTGGAATGGCTGGTTTAATCGTTGATGTAAATCATTTTAAAACACGTTTAGAACAAGCTATTAAAGAATCTTTGCCAACAGTATTTCCTGAAGATAATAAAGAAATGATTATTACTGTTAAGGACAGCAATAATCATTTACTAATGTCTAGTTGCTCTAACCTCAGTTTTGCAAAATGCTCAAAAGACGAAGTAGAAGTTCAATTACCATTTATTTTTACTGATTGGATATTGGGCTACCAAAGAGTTAATATGACTATAGAAGAGTTAGCACATAAAAATTTTGTGCTTAATTTTACTGTCTCAATCTTAATGGCATTAATCTTACTTATTGGTATTGCAATAACTTTGCATACAATTGCGCGGGAAATCAAACTATCCCAAATGAAAACGGATTTTGTTTCTAACGTTTCTCATGAATTGAGAACCCCTCTTTCATCTATTCGTGTTTTTGGTGAATTTATGCGTTTAGGTTGGGTAAAAGATAGTGCCAAAGTCCGCGAGTATGGCGAATATATTGAAACAGAAAGCCGGCGTTTAACGCAATTGATAGACAATATTCTTGATTTTTCTCGTATATCTTCAGACCGCAAAATCTACCAAATGGATAACGTTAATATTAAAGACTTGATACAAACAACATTAAAAACCTTTGAGGTTTTACAAAAACAGCAAAGTTTTAACATCCTTTTAGAATTACCTGAAAATAAATTACCTCTACTACAAATCGACGCTAACGCCATAGCACAAGCACTTGTTAATCTTATTGATAACGCAATTAAATATTCTGGTGAGGAAAAAAATATTTTAGTTCAATTAGACGTAATAAACGCTTATGTAACCATTGCAGTTATAGACAATGGTATTGGGATTGAACGGTGTGAGCAAACAAAAATTTTTGATAAATTTTATCGTGTTAGTACGGATTGCGTTCATGATGTAAAAGGTAGCGGTTTAGGTTTATCAATCGTCAAACATATTATTGATGCTCATCAGGGTAAAGTAACTATAGATAGCACCATAGGAAAAGGTAGTAAATTTACTATTTACCTGCCCATTAAAAAAACTATTAATTTTTCTAAGGAAAGTGTTTATGTGGAAAGTCCTAATTGCTGAAGATGATCCTGTAATGGCGATTGCCTTAGAGGATGGTTTTCGTTATGAAGGTTATAAAGTTGTAGTAGCTAAAGATGGAGAAACCGCTCTGCGTTTAGCTAAAGAAAAACTCTTTGACTTACTTATTTTAGACATTATGCTACCTAAAGTATGTGGCTATGATATTTGTAAAGAACTTAGAGATTCAGGCAATGACATTGCAATTATAATGCTCACGGCACGAGGCCAAGAAAGCGAAAAGGTTATAGGGCTAAGGCTTGGTGCGGATGACTATGTTACAAAACCATTTAGTTTTCTTGAATTAATGGCTCGGATTGAAGCAATAAAAAGAAGGTTCTGCAAAAATACTGGCTCTCAAAATATCCCTGAGCTTTATAAATTCGGTAATATAACAATTAACTTTAATAAGTTTGAAATTAACAAAGAAAATATAACTACTGAGCTTTCTTTCCGAGAATTAAACCTATTAAAATACTTTATTTCACACCGAGGTGAAGTAGTAACAAGAGAACAATTACTTAATATTGTTTGGGGCTACGATAATTTTCCTTTAACTCGAACTGTTGATATG
This region includes:
- a CDS encoding S8 family serine peptidase; the encoded protein is MRNSIKFFSFLLITLFVLIGWQNSILSSAYDERPQVTEIAKETLPAGQVPQLVLNSQKLSKIKNSERLNLTISFKSSQEKEVRQLITELYDPTSPNYHKWISPEEFGRRFGLSESEFNFALDWLANQGFTIDQAWPNRLAISFSASAEQVERAFKLEVNQYQDSSQRIFYSNDRLPKLPERLSKITSNIHGLNNAYLYQTYSQFKPFPEEQQKQIQGFIKQGKKIDTNAQSGNSPIFFGPDDFNLAYNINPLKQAGLRGQGQRVGIIINSNVLDTDINLHRQLFDLPRTLVKRFVPPGLEMAPVRFQGEAELDIDSISLIAPMADIELILIPELSTANIFLAEQFIVNTLKTPIVNESFGGCEANVFDPAEQMLMLQGVAQGIAFFIAAGDEGAECFPGGTAGQSAINCPACYDGATAVGGTQIIGEYDFFGDLKRVLQESVWNEPPGVRFNCDGQPITNGGGATGGGVSNKIARPDYQNTASGFAGGLPAGEKRLIPDVALLAGSPGTAVVINERGFITSGTSQSAPLWAGIMVLINQSKGSVQGSPNAEIYRLAAEQFRNAGPAVFTDITFGNNNTMARLPCAQTGATGFLATLGYDLVTGWGVPNVDLLIKNFANTPDITSPIVNVTAPTEGITLQANQQVQITWQSSDNKAIQRHNITLSTDGGTTFPFTIVENLMGNAQTFIWTVPNLMTDQARIRVSAIDEAGNNGFGISTGNFAISNTQAGFSLEVTPGQQTIIAGETSSFTINTQSIANFKSGISLSVKVQPIDSGVNAFVPENLLIPGNSAKVTITSSPNAKGDYSLTIVATASGENQEQISKTASVVLKVVQPDFALTFDNPQMRLSRGQKITVPLKIDRIANFAGRITITGPNSKDTSLLKLNLSPSTQITAENSVSFSLKAKRSGPIGLQPLVFTGKDEQGRIRNVTLNLLIE
- a CDS encoding response regulator transcription factor, whose product is MWKVLIAEDDPVMAIALEDGFRYEGYKVVVAKDGETALRLAKEKLFDLLILDIMLPKVCGYDICKELRDSGNDIAIIMLTARGQESEKVIGLRLGADDYVTKPFSFLELMARIEAIKRRFCKNTGSQNIPELYKFGNITINFNKFEINKENITTELSFRELNLLKYFISHRGEVVTREQLLNIVWGYDNFPLTRTVDM